From one Musa acuminata AAA Group cultivar baxijiao chromosome BXJ2-6, Cavendish_Baxijiao_AAA, whole genome shotgun sequence genomic stretch:
- the LOC135615665 gene encoding trimethyltridecatetraene synthase-like encodes MELFTPKRLDSYQYIRVEEVRCLLRDLFRSAETPVLLKDYLFAINLNIMSRMVLGRKYTQEQSLSSGAPAAFVSQEEFKEMIEEMMLLNGVINVGDLIPWLNFLDLQGYVKRMKMLGKRFDRFLEHVLDEHNERRRREGEAFVPSNMVDVLLELADDPSLEVKLERHCIKAFILDMLVGGTDTSTMTIECAISEILKRPDTFEKATGELDRVIGRGRWVEEEDVHRLPYIEAIVKETMRMQPVAPLLVPRLSREHTTIDGYDIPAGTGVLVNVWAIGRDPAVWDAPEEFRPERFVGSSIDVKGQHFELLPFGAGRRMCPGNNLGLKVVHLSLANLLHGFKWRLPPGMTAEELSMDEMLGLTTPRKVRLQAVVEPKLPSHLYSA; translated from the exons ATGGAGCTCTTCACCCCCAAGCGGCTGGACTCCTACCAATACATCCGGGTGGAGGAGGTGCGCTGCCTCCTCCGGGACCTCTTCAGGTCCGCAGAGACGCCTGTCCTCCTCAAGGACTACCTTTTCGCTATCAACCTCAACATCATGAGCCGCATGGTGTTGGGACGGAAGTACACGCAGGAGCAGTCGTTGTCGTCGGGGGCGCCCGCGGCGTTCGTCTCGCAGGAGGAGTTCAAGGAGATGATTGAGGAGATGATGCTGCTTAACGGCGTCATCAACGTCGGCGACTTGATACCTTGGCTGAACTTCCTTGACCTGCAGGGCTATGTGAAGAGGATGAAGATGCTGGGCAAGAGGTTCGACAGGTTCCTGGAGCACGTGCTCGACGAGCACAATGAGCGGCGTCGGCGAGAAGGGGAGGCGTTCGTCCCCAGTAACATGGTGGACGTGCTCTTGGAGTTGGCCGATGATCCCAGTCTGGAAGTCAAGCTCGAGAGGCATTGCATCAAGGCCTTCATTCTG GACATGCTCGTCGGCGGCACCGACACCTCCACCATGACCATTGAATGTGCCATCTCTGAGATCCTCAAACGACCCGATACCTTCGAGAAGGCAACCGGGGAGCTGGACCGGGTGATCGGCCGCGGCCGGTGGGTAGAGGAGGAGGACGTGCACCGCCTGCCGTACATCGAGGCCATCGTCAAGGAGACCATGAGGATGCAGCCGGTGGCACCCCTGCTCGTACCTCGTCTCTCCCGCGAGCACACCACCATCGACGGCTACGACATCCCCGCCGGGACGGGGGTGCTGGTGAACGTGTGGGCCATCGGGCGCGACCCGGCCGTATGGGACGCTCCGGAGGAGTTCCGGCCGGAGCGGTTCGTGGGTAGCTCGATCGACGTGAAGGGGCAGCACTTCGAGCTGCTGCCGTTCGGGGCGGGTCGGCGGATGTGCCCCGGGAACAACCTCGGCCTGAAGGTGGTGCATCTGAGCCTGGCCAACCTGCTGCACGGGTTCAAATGGAGGCTACCGCCGGGGATGACGGCGGAGGAGCTGAGTATGGATGAGATGTTAGGGCTGACGACGCCGCGGAAGGTGCGGCTCCAGGCCGTGGTCGAGCCAAAGCTTCCGTCTCATCTCTACAGCGCCTGA